Part of the Triticum urartu cultivar G1812 chromosome 2, Tu2.1, whole genome shotgun sequence genome, CAACCTCAGTCTTGTCACCCCTGACGACGGTTTGGTTGGGTGGGGCGTGTGGTGCGAAAAACTGGACAGATTGGGAACGCGGTGATCAACGACTGGACGGACAGCAAGGGCATGTACGACTTCTTCTGGACGCACGCGCTCATCTCCGACGAGACGGCCGAGGGCATCGACAAGAACTGCAACTTCACGTCGGGCGCGGCGTCGAACGCGCTCTGCGACGACGCGTCGGACGCGGCCGGCGAGAGCCTCCGGGACATCGACATCTACAACATCTACGCGCCCAACTGCCAGTCGGAGAAGCTCGTCACGCCGCCCATCGCCCCCTCGGTACGTTCTTCCGGCCTTTCCATCCAACACCACACAGCCGGTACAGTGGCAGCACCGTACCACCAGTGCTAAATGCTAACTGATCGATGAGGCTAGTTCGTTACTCGTTAGATCATCATCATAGGGATGTTGATTGGTTAGTGACCAAGTTTGCTTGGGTTGTACGTGTGGGCAGATCGACAACTTCGATCCGTGCACGGACTACTACGTGGACGCGTACCTCAACCGCCCGGACGTGCAGAAGGCGATGCACGCCAACGTCACCCGCCTCGACCACCCCTGGTCGGCCTGCAGGTATGCTATCTACACTACACTACACCACTTTTTTTGTCCTTGACAAATGTAGGTAGTTGCCCAAATTTAGCTAGCAAGATTAATTAAGCTAGTGTTAACAAGAAAGAATAGAAAAAGATGAACATCTTTCATTATCTTGGACGAAAAATATCTTAAGCCGGCCGTCGCTTGCACCAACCAGAGCCTTGCAAGCTGCAATCCCTTAGGCAACGACGGCACAAGTGTGTGTTAGTGATGATCTGGGAGCACAGTGCGGCGCACAATCAAGCTGAGACCGACCGGTCGAGGAAGCCCAATCAGGGGTCGACATGGCACCGCATTATTGGAGTTTCTTTTGTGCGACTCGTCAATCATGCCTCAACTACTAAGTACTAACCGGGTTGCTTTATCTTGCTGCACAACATGGAGGAGGCGGCAATCATATATATGTTGATTCCAGTGAACCCTTGCTCACGCTAGACACACACCACACTAATCAATACCCTTGCACGAAAAGCGTTCATCCACCAGACCAGTTCAGAGTTTAGACCAACACTTCATCCTACCAATATCCTAGGCTACGCAACAAGATCTAGATGATGATCCAGTAACTATATATTGTGTGTATGCCCCCGGCGTGCATGGACGGTAGGTAGGTAGGTGCATCACAAGAAAGTAGATGCAAACTTGTAAGCAATGTGGTAATTTAATACTAGGATGCAGCAAAGGCTGGCTGGTTGCTCAAACTCACAGCGCATGATCTAGGTGTAGATCAGCGAGACTGCGTCCAGATTCCTGGAGATTGGTGCTTTTGCCGTGAGGCAATTTTCTTCGAGTTAATAATTGACAAATGAGAAGATAGGTCATGCATGCGTGGTACCAGCTCCACCTGAATACTCTAGTTAATATTGCGTGTTCTCGAGGAAAGATGTGCTCATACCATGATACTACCAAGGTCTGATGGTGTTATCACCTGCATCATCTGATTATTTAGTTCTTCTTCCTATATTCATGGCGTCATCCCAGCGCACATGCCGAATTGCAACTACCACCATATGTTCTTGCTTTCTTTAAGTTTGTGCACATGCATTTGCGCAACATGCGGTTGAATTATTAGGGATTCTGTTTTCCTCTTGCTACTTGCCCATGCCGATGACTGGGTGGCCCATGTGCAATCACATCCTTTCAATCTAGATCACATTGACAGATCaagtttttttcttcttcttcggaCATATGGCGTAATTCGCAAAATATTCCATCTGTTTTGTTTTCAGTGAAGTCTTGACACGCTGGGTCGACAGCGCCAAAACGGTCCTGCCTATTATCCGGGAGCTGATGAAGAACAACATCAGAGTCTGGGTTTACAGGTGTGTATCACAAGCATTTTCAGATCAGTAGTGATCTAAAcgatcttatatttctttacagagggagtactacttAATTAGAGTATGTGATGTGACGTTCCAGAATAGAAGTGAAATGATGCAATGCTGGCCACTGACCTTTTGTTTGCAGTGGAGACACTGACGGGAGAGTGCCCGTCACTTCCAGCAGACTCTCTGTCAACCAGCTCCAGCTCCCTGTGGCGGCAAAATGGAGGCCATGGTTCAGCAGCACCAAGGTGCGCACTTGCACTCTCCTCTTCCCTTCCCTTCCCAAATCTGTTCACTGCAACAACAAGCTAGTAACAAACAAATTGCGGTGAACTTCCATAATTCAGTTGCTAAAGAAGTGCACGGAAATAGTTTGAAACCGATGATAAACTCGGGAGAATCTTAAAACTTGAAGCTGTCACGTAATGATTATTACCTGCTTTTGCTCGGACTCGGTAAAtgtaatgatctgtttgatcttgtGAATGCAGGGTGCCGGAGAGGTGGGTGGATACATTGTGCAGTACAAGGGCGACCTCAGCTTGGTAACTGTTAGAGGAGCAGGCCATGAGGTCCCCAGCTACCAGCCGCGGCGAGCGCTTGTGCTTGTCCAGAATTTCCTTGCAGGCAAAGCTCTCCCTGACTGCAAAGAATGCGAACAAAATTAGTAAAAGCAAAGAAGTTTTTACACTAAAAGATAGTACACCAGCAGCTTCGCAGGTTGTATCATTTGATTCAAGTACACGAAACAAGCAAAATCAAGTAAAATTAGATACAGAAACCCATCATCAACTCATGCGCTCCGCAGACTATGTAACTCAAGGTCAGCAAATGCTTCCATATTAGATATGAAACTGTATGGTGTATTCTGTTAAGTCTGAAGATCTATGCCAAAATGGCATGTTGCAATACTGGTGCCTCCAAAGGATGCTGCGCCTCCATATGTTGCTATGACTTACCAGGAATGAAATTTATATGTTGGCTCCAAACCAGGGGATGCTGTGAACTCTGTGATCCCAAGCTGCATGGTTTCAGTTGCTGTATCAATTTCATTTAGTACAAGAAACAAGCAAAATCAAGTGAAGTAAGATATAGAAAGCCATTGAAGTATCAAATCTACGCGTTTCGCAGATCATGAAACTGCAGGCCAGCAAAATGATTTTGCATAGAAAGAAAGTATGTATGATTTTTATCAAGTCTGAATAGTGATTGCCAAACTTGCATGCTGAAAAGCTGGGGCCTCCATGTGTTACAATGACTAACCAGGGGAATGAAATTTATATCTTGGTAACAAAGCAATGATACTACAAAATCTGAATATTTGCCTTCCATGTGCTAAGAAGCATAATAAAAGCACTGCAACTTGCAATATGACTAAGCCTCAGATATCTCAAGGCATCAGCAACAAGAATTTTTGCAGAAACTCAGAACATACCACATGAATATACTCCTTGAAGAAATTGGTGGTGTTTTTACTTCCACACAAATAAAATACGATCAATAAATAATGGCAATTTCTTTTCTATTGCACAGAGGATGAAATTGGGATAAATTATGTTCCTCAAATGTGCCAAACAATCATATCCTCCTTCCAGCTCCACATTACAACCAGTGGTAACACAATATAATAACTTGACGATTCTTACAAGATCACTGAAAAAAATGTGTACTCGTGCAAAGGCACAGTTTCTATTTTTGGATGGCCATAATGGTGGCAGCATCACGCTGTTTGATCTTGTAAGGATCACAACAATGCACAAATGTTGTGAGATGAATTATCCTACAGCTCACTCGGAATCTTGCAACTTCAAGTGGCTTAAGGTTGGAGAATCTATCCCTGTTAATTCTTGGCCCTTTTTGCAGACATAAATATAATGAGAGTCAGGATCCTCCAGAACAAAGCCCTCAGGCAATCTACCACTCTCAGTCAGTGGAACAGGGTCAAAGACAGATCTTCTTATGTTTCCCTTGAATCCAGGTCTTGCTGCAATGCATTAAAAAATGATCATACAACAGTTCTGTTTTAATCTTATAAGTAAAGTTCTTATGAACTACACTACTGTGAATTCTATTTTTATGTGGTGTTGACTACACAAGTTAAAGCTCGAATTTACACAAAACGTGGGGCAAACCctattcatgagcaagcaagcAGAGATTCTATTTTTATTAAGCAGGGAAAGTTTTCAACATTGCAGACCAAAATTGAACGTATCTGCGAATTGACATAATACTAATACGTACGCAGAATGTACAGTACAATTTTCCAACTGCATACTGGTTGGTTCAAGTGAGGAATTCGCGCTGATGGATCACCATAAGTTATCTAGCAGTTCAGAAACAAAAAATGATCATTACAATCAGTGGCAGGAAATGACATATTAAGTCTGCACTACGAAGAAACTTATCCAAACTGCGTACCAACATAAAGACCCCCCCTGGTTTAAGTAGCCTACAATCAGAAGATACCACTGATAAGAATGCAGGAATGCTGAACTTAACAATATATTGGTGTACATGAGGTTGTCAGTGATGCTTCAATGGGGGTGAAAGTATTAAGAACCTGTCCACTTCCAGGACCATCTGAGCTGCGCTGAGAGGAGCCTCCACACCACACTGGAAGCAACAAGACCGCGATGTTGAAGTAGTACCAAAATATGGAAAAGACACAATGACAGAATGTTACCTACTTACCATCAAAGAGTCCAAAGTACCTTTAAGAAATGTACAAAAAGAACAAACAGCATTAAGCAAAGTGTTGTCAATAGACTCAATACTTGTTAGAAAGCCACTAAGAAATTCACACCTTTATCAATGGCACAATCAAATGATTCGTCAGAGAATTTACTCATATCTCTAACATCCATTTGCATGTCTACAGCTCATAAGGAAATCAACAGACACTAGATTGCACTTCCCGGACAAAGAGGGAATGTAAAATATTTAAGGATACATTGTAGCTGTGGAAGATCGAAGTACTTCTTCCTCATCATCTCAATTAAAACTGAAGAGATGTCAATGTTTATTATCTCCATGTAGCCATCAGCGGCCATATCCTCTGACATAACTACAAATAGCAGAGCACGGGGAGAAGATTTAAAATTAGCACAGGGAGCGTAATCATCCAGCCTCTTGCAGAAATGTAGGGAAAGGCTGCGTACTATAGACCAaaagtggtcggacccttccccggaccctgcgcaagcgggagctacGTGCACCGGGCTGCCCTTTACAGGGAGTGTAATCATCGAGCCTACATTTAAAAGCGCATCCTAAACTCTATCCAGATCAGCCCATTGAGGGTGCAAAACCCAACCCCTAGTGTGTGTGCATAAGCATTGAAATATCTGTAACGAAACTATATGACTAATGTAACATAATACGACACAACGTTCATACAAGTAGTGAAAATCAAATGTGCTGCCATGCATTTAACGCGTCGATGCAGCACAGATAGTCCGCACCATAATACTAAAATTCCAAAGCAACTTTGAGTTACTGGGCAACAAGTGGAACCAAGGTTGGTTTTGGTTTGGATTATCATACAGAGCTGTGCTGGTTTCAGAATTCAGATGTGTGGTTCCATAGTCCCTCTGAAAAATTAACTTACACACTGTGCATGCCCCACTGATTTTGTGTGGCATCAACATCACAACGCTATCAATTCACAGGTTGCCTAACTGTAGCACTATAGCACATTATCCCATCCAGAGTACAATTATCAGATTACTGGAAGTGATATATATCAGCCTGTGGAGTGTGGACTGATAGAATGACATTATCTGATTGCCATGTTGTTATATAATAGATACACCTAGCGGAGGAGCTATCCGGAAACTATTGCCGTGACAGCAAATTTCGACCCCAACAGACGCTGACCGTGCTCTGTGCAAGCATCTAATCCAAAAGATCGATCGCTCACTCGCTGGTGTGTGCCAATCACCCCCATTCACGAATCACAATCGAGTACCTATTTGAACCGAACCTGAAAAGGAGGAGAGGAAAAGGAAAGGAAACTTCTACTTCCGGAAACGAGAGACGGACGAATGCGCGAGCACCGCCACGACGAGCACAACCAACACGCTGGCTGCTTCAGTTCGAGCACAGTCTCTACGGAGCTGTGAGGAGGACTGGAGGAGAGCGGAAGAGGGAGGGGGGAGGACGTACGCGCGGAGCCGCAGCCGATCATGAGGAGGCGCGAGGCCGGCGGCACGAAGCGGCGGACGAAGGGGCGCAGCGCGGCGTAGCGCTGGTACCAGTCGTAGGGCGCGCCGCCCTCCTCCACGTAGCGCGCGTCCCAGTACCCCGCCTCCCCGTAGCTGAACACCGtgccgccgccaacgccgccgccgctcccggtgcccccatcctcctccccctcctccgccccgcgaggcgacagcggcggcgacgacgacgacatcGCCCGGGGACGGAGCGAGGCACGGGCGGGCGAGCGGGCGAGTCGAGGGAGGCGGGGGTGGATAGAGAGAAGGGAGAGCGTATTAGGTGAGCTGGGCTTGGGGGAGTGGGAGGAGCATCGGCATCGGTACCGGTGTGCCCGAGCTTGGGACCAGCCGCCACCACTCCACACGTCGCCGTCGTCGCCAGCCGATGCGCATTTTCCTTTCCCCAATTGCCTCTCGAATTTTCTCCGTTTCCTTCTCATTTTGCTGACTTTTCCGATGCAATAATGCTAAACGTACAAAGAGTTACACGCAATTACACGCTGACTAGGATTTTTTCCATCTACTAACCAATCATAAACTTGCCCCCCCCTCCTATTTTCAGGGGGTGTAACTCATTTGTACGTGTAGCATTACTCTTTCCGATGGCCTCATTTTCGGTGGCTGTTGCCGCGATTTTGTGGCTCGAATTTTCTCCCACATTTGCTTCAGATGGGTCGCGTTGGTTAAATCGGTGATGTTCGGCCGTGTTAATGTCCGCTCGGCAGCGACTGCGCGTCGTTTTTCTTCCGTAAAAAAATATATATTATTGCTGTTTTTACACGTATGAAGTATTTAT contains:
- the LOC125535905 gene encoding uncharacterized protein LOC125535905; this encodes MRRKRRKFERQLGKGKCASAGDDGDVWSGGGWSQARAHRYRCRCSSHSPKPSSPNTLSLLSIHPRLPRLARSPARASLRPRAMSSSSPPLSPRGAEEGEEDGGTGSGGGVGGGTVFSYGEAGYWDARYVEEGGAPYDWYQRYAALRPFVRRFVPPASRLLMIGCGSALMSEDMAADGYMEIINIDISSVLIEMMRKKYFDLPQLQYMQMDVRDMSKFSDESFDCAIDKGTLDSLMCGVEAPLSAAQMVLEVDRLLKPGGVFMLITYGDPSARIPHLNQPVCSWKIVLYILPRPGFKGNIRRSVFDPVPLTESGRLPEGFVLEDPDSHYIYVCKKGQELTGIDSPTLSHLKLQDSE